In Pyrus communis chromosome 1, drPyrComm1.1, whole genome shotgun sequence, the following are encoded in one genomic region:
- the LOC137725751 gene encoding uncharacterized protein, with protein sequence MPAYGKFFNELNSYKRKYGPHEKVVVSENPHMKEVVRNEVLKLLDVGIIYPISDSKWVNVVFHFDKACMDAFNTLKNELTSAPIIMAPDWSLPFELMCDASDYAVGAVLGQRVNKLPHVIYYAKFDLAIRDKKGSDNVVADHLSRLNENHGVGQPLPLNESFPDEQLFVVQEKEPWYADFVNYLACGIMRNDLSFQERKKFLAMVKHYVWDEPYLFKYCPDQIIRRCVPESEQQSILTFSHTLALAVDYVSKWVEAIATRTNDHKVVLNFLKDVIFCRFGTPRAIISDGGSHFCNKPFESLMKKYNINHKVATPYHPQTS encoded by the exons atgccggcatatgggaagttcttcaatgAGTTAAACAgttacaaaaggaagtatggaccacatgagaaggttgtggtgtctgaaaat ccacacatgaaggaagttgttaggaatgaggtgttgaaattgttagatgtggggatcatatatcccatttctgatagcaaatgggtga atgttgtatttcattttgataaggcttgtatggatgcattcaatactttgaaaaatgaactaacctcggcccctattattatggcaccagattggtcgttaccttttgaattaatgtgtgatgcctctgactatgctgttggtgcagttttagggcaaagggtgaacaagcttccaCATGTGATATATTATGCAA agtttgacttggcaattcgagataagaaggggagtgataatgttgtggctgaccatttgtccaggcttaatgaaaaccatggagtgggacaacctttgcccctaaatgaatcatttccagatgaacaactctttgttgttcaagaaaaagaaccatggtatgcggaCTTTGTGAATTATCTTGCCTGtggtataatgagaaatgacctttcttttcaggaaagaaagaagttccttgccatggtgaagcactacgtttgggacgaaccatatttgtttaaatactgccctgatcaaatcattaggagatgtgtcccagagagtgagcaacaaagcatcctaacatttagccacacattggcat tggcagtggattacgtatccaaatgggttgaagccattgctacaagaactaatgatcataaggttgtgttgaattttcttaaagatgtgattttttgtaggtttggaaccccaagagctattattagtgatggtggcagccatttctgcaacaaaccctttgaatccttaatgaagaagtacaacatcaaccacaaagtggcaaccccgtaccatcctcaaacctca